TGCGCCGTCGGAGGCGTCGAGCCCCAGTCCGAGACGGTCTGGCGCCAGGCGGACAAGTACCGCGTCCCGCGGATCGCCTTCGTCAACAAGATGGACCGGACCGGAGCGGACTTCGACCGTACCTGCACGATGGTCGCCGCGCGCCTGCGGCATCGCCCGCTGCCGCTGCAACTGCCCATCGGCGCCGGGGAGACCTTTCGGGGCGTCGTCGACCTGATCGCGATGCGCGCGCTCCTCTGGGACGACGGCGGTCTCGAGGCGAGCGAGGCCCCGATCCCCGCGGACCTCGAGGAGGGCGCCGCGCTCGGCCACGAGAGGATCGTCGAGGCCGCCTGCGAGACGGACGACCGCCTCCTCGAGAAGTACCTGGCGGGGGGCGCGCTGACGCCCGACGAGCTGCGCCGGGGGGTGCGTCGCGGCACCCTCGCGATGCGCTTCGTCCCCGTCCTCTGCGGAGCCGCATTCAAGAACAAGGGGGTGCAGCCCCTGCTCGACGCGATCGTCGACTACCTCCCCGCGCCGTCGGACGTCGCGCCGGTCGAGGCGATCGACCCGCGCTCGGGGGAAACCGTCACCCGTGCGGCGTCCGACACGGAACCGTTCGCGGGGCTCGTCTTCAAGATCATGAGCGACCCGTTCGTCGGGCACCTCGCCTACGTCCGGGTCTACTCCGGCGCCCTCGCGTCGGGCGACCACGCCTACAACCCCGTGAAGCGCCAGTCCTCCCGCATCGGCCGCCTCCTGAAGATGCACGCCAACAAGCGTGAGGAGATCTCGGAGCTCTGGGCGGGGGACATCGCGGCGATCGTGGGTCTCCGGAACGTCCAGACCGGGGACACGATCTGCTCGGAGAAGGCCCCCGTCCTCCTCGAGCGGATGGACTTCCCGGAGCCGGTGATCCGCCTGGCGATCGAGCCCAAGACCAAGGCCGACCAGGAGCGGCTCGGCCAGGGGTTGGGGAAACTCGTCCAGGAAGACCCGACCTTCCGGGTTCACACCGACCCCGACACCGGACAGACGCTGATCGCCGGGATGGGGGAGCTCCACCTCGAGATCCTCGTCGATCGCCTCCAGCGCGAGTTCGGCGTCGCCGCGAACGTCGGCCGGCCGCAGGTCGCGTACCGCGAGACGATCCGGCAGGCCGCCGAGGCCGAGGGGCGCTTCATCCGCCAGACCGGCGGGCGCGGCCAGTACGGGCACGTCAAGATCCGTCTCGAGCCGGCACCCGACCGGGGGTTCGTCTTCGAGAACGCGGTCGTGGGCGGGTCGGTTCCCAAGGAGTTCGTCCCCGCCGTCGCCTCCGGCCTCGAGGAGGCGATGGAGGCGGGGTACCTCGCCGGTTACGCGATGCGCGACGTGAAGGCGACGCTGCTCGACGGGTCGTACCACGAGGTCGATTCGTCCGAGATGGCCTTCAAGATCGCGGCGTCGATGGCCTTCAAGGAGGCCTGCCGCGCGGCCCGGCCGACCCTGCTCGAGCCGGTGATGCGCGTGGAGGTCGTCGTCCCCGAGGAGTACATGGGGGACGTGCTGGGCGACCTGAACGCCAGGCGCGGGAAGATCCAGAGCCTCGAGGGCAGAAGTGGCGCGTCGGTGCTACAGTGCGCCGTTCCGCTGTCCGAAATGTTCGGCTACGCGACCGAGTTGCGCAGCCGGACCCAGGGCCGCGGCACCTACTCGATGCACTTCAGCCGCTACGAAGAGGTCCCGAAAGCGATCTC
The sequence above is a segment of the Candidatus Polarisedimenticolaceae bacterium genome. Coding sequences within it:
- the fusA gene encoding elongation factor G encodes the protein MARQTPLERTRNIGIMAHIDAGKTTTTERILYFTGITHKMGEVHDGTAIMDWMVQEQERGITITSAATTCHWNDHRINIIDTPGHVDFTAEVERSLRVLDGAVGVFCAVGGVEPQSETVWRQADKYRVPRIAFVNKMDRTGADFDRTCTMVAARLRHRPLPLQLPIGAGETFRGVVDLIAMRALLWDDGGLEASEAPIPADLEEGAALGHERIVEAACETDDRLLEKYLAGGALTPDELRRGVRRGTLAMRFVPVLCGAAFKNKGVQPLLDAIVDYLPAPSDVAPVEAIDPRSGETVTRAASDTEPFAGLVFKIMSDPFVGHLAYVRVYSGALASGDHAYNPVKRQSSRIGRLLKMHANKREEISELWAGDIAAIVGLRNVQTGDTICSEKAPVLLERMDFPEPVIRLAIEPKTKADQERLGQGLGKLVQEDPTFRVHTDPDTGQTLIAGMGELHLEILVDRLQREFGVAANVGRPQVAYRETIRQAAEAEGRFIRQTGGRGQYGHVKIRLEPAPDRGFVFENAVVGGSVPKEFVPAVASGLEEAMEAGYLAGYAMRDVKATLLDGSYHEVDSSEMAFKIAASMAFKEACRAARPTLLEPVMRVEVVVPEEYMGDVLGDLNARRGKIQSLEGRSGASVLQCAVPLSEMFGYATELRSRTQGRGTYSMHFSRYEEVPKAISEDVVARVTGTSRR